The following are encoded in a window of Kitasatospora sp. NBC_01250 genomic DNA:
- a CDS encoding DUF6011 domain-containing protein yields the protein MRDRAPDQPEALLPAPADEERLTVRVTCRGCGRVLHDPESRMLRLGPGCRHPAEPVRRHEVDQDTLPGL from the coding sequence ATGCGCGATCGAGCCCCGGACCAGCCCGAGGCGCTCCTGCCCGCCCCGGCGGACGAGGAGCGCCTGACCGTGCGCGTCACCTGCCGCGGCTGCGGCCGGGTGCTGCACGACCCCGAGTCCCGGATGCTGCGCCTGGGTCCCGGCTGCCGGCACCCCGCCGAGCCGGTGCGGCGCCACGAGGTCGACCAGGACACGCTGCCGGGCCTGTGA
- a CDS encoding LCP family protein has protein sequence MATDPTPEPPSADELVEIFKRAADTVPVRTEAMIAGGVARGRARRRRRRIALTGAALALALATAGGLLVNELRTPPVTTSRALDLTAQSSPTVTAPADKSVNLLLIGLDSRKDLAGNDLPAPFVRDQLHAGSSAAGGYNTDTLLLLHIPADGGRVSGVSIPRDDYVQTYGVDGTSGTGDAKGPMDRIAGAYGIAMATAQAELTGHGLSAGQLEQQSREAGRVATLATVQNLLGVRIDHFAEVDLASFYDIVEAIGPVQVCLNHAVSDPSVQGQGSGAHLEAGINALGPAQALAFVRQRHGLPAGDLDRIRRQQAFLASLRSTLANAGVFADLGKLQSLLAAVHDDVVIDDRWSVLDFLRQVPNLTGGDVSYSTLPSEGIETVRGMEVSMVDPVAAKAFVQARFAAPQTAAGTGTGTGTGSPDTGGGGGGGGGGDAAGLAGRAGATPQAGSLACVD, from the coding sequence ATGGCCACCGATCCGACGCCGGAACCACCGTCCGCCGACGAACTCGTCGAGATCTTCAAGCGCGCGGCCGACACGGTGCCGGTCAGGACCGAGGCGATGATCGCCGGCGGCGTGGCCCGCGGCCGGGCCCGGCGCCGGCGCCGGCGGATCGCGCTGACCGGCGCGGCGCTGGCCCTCGCGCTGGCCACGGCGGGCGGACTGCTCGTGAACGAGCTCCGCACCCCGCCGGTCACCACCTCACGGGCACTGGACCTGACGGCGCAGAGCTCACCGACGGTGACCGCTCCGGCCGACAAGTCCGTCAACCTGCTGCTGATCGGCCTGGACAGCCGCAAGGACCTGGCCGGCAACGACCTGCCCGCGCCGTTCGTCCGGGATCAACTGCACGCCGGCAGCAGCGCGGCGGGCGGCTACAACACCGACACCCTCCTCCTGCTGCACATCCCGGCCGACGGGGGGCGAGTGAGCGGAGTCTCCATCCCGCGCGACGACTACGTGCAGACCTACGGGGTGGACGGCACGAGCGGCACCGGCGACGCGAAGGGCCCGATGGACCGGATCGCGGGCGCCTACGGCATCGCGATGGCCACCGCCCAGGCCGAGTTGACCGGCCACGGGCTCTCCGCGGGCCAGCTGGAGCAGCAGAGCCGCGAGGCCGGACGGGTCGCCACGCTGGCCACCGTGCAGAACCTGCTGGGCGTGCGGATCGACCACTTCGCCGAGGTCGACCTGGCGAGCTTCTACGACATCGTCGAGGCGATCGGCCCGGTGCAGGTCTGCCTCAACCACGCCGTCTCGGACCCGTCGGTCCAGGGACAGGGGTCGGGCGCCCACCTCGAGGCAGGCATCAACGCGCTGGGCCCGGCGCAGGCGCTCGCCTTCGTCCGCCAGCGGCACGGGCTGCCGGCCGGCGACCTGGACCGGATCCGCCGTCAGCAGGCCTTCCTCGCGTCGCTGCGCAGCACGCTGGCGAACGCCGGTGTCTTCGCCGACCTCGGAAAGCTGCAGTCGCTGCTGGCCGCGGTGCACGACGACGTGGTGATCGACGACCGGTGGAGTGTCCTGGACTTCCTCCGGCAGGTGCCCAACCTGACCGGCGGTGACGTGAGTTACAGCACGCTGCCGAGCGAGGGAATCGAGACGGTACGAGGAATGGAAGTGAGCATGGTCGACCCAGTGGCGGCGAAGGCGTTCGTCCAGGCGCGGTTCGCCGCGCCGCAGACGGCAGCGGGGACGGGGACGGGGACGGGGACGGGATCACCGGACACCGGCGGCGGGGGCGGGGGCGGGGGCGGCGGGGATGCCGCGGGCCTCGCGGGCAGAGCCGGTGCGACGCCGCAGGCGGGCTCGCTCGCCTGCGTGGACTGA
- a CDS encoding peptide ABC transporter substrate-binding protein, with translation MLMLRRSAVALAGHSLAALALLAATATGCARGSADDDRPVPAVPGGSYSVALTEPDHLTPGRTTSSYALQVLEGLFDTPLALDPHDGHPVPLAARSVTSDDQRVWTVALRPDGVFHNGERVTAHSFAAAWEAAAYGPDGWDANSYFAQIEGYDALNPTDGRPPASRHLSGLTVLDDSTLRVTLKAPFSQFPMLLAFPAFAPLPQAAFSDPDHFDLHPVGNGPFEMAGDWQRNQRIDLRRAAAYTGPRPPMADGVHFKIFTSTDTAYTELSAGHVDFVTNVPAARAYEARRTFGHHYAVRPGGTMDYLGLPLWDPRYAKPELRRALSMAIDRRGITRAIYNEVYLPADSLVGVTIPGHRAGACGESCDYQPDRARELLRQAGGFSGRLELYFANSDPSYLQWMTAVANELRQNLGIRDVAFRTMPGADLAPILNSRKATGPYRQNWVADYPSEQDYLAGLLGHGNRPGWSSPAFDDLLARGDAAPSAAQGIAYYQQAEDLALQQLPLIPLWNWQDQSAWSSRVGNVLFDPYVAGLHLEQVTVRH, from the coding sequence ATGCTGATGCTCCGCCGGAGCGCGGTGGCGCTGGCCGGACACTCCCTTGCCGCCCTCGCGCTGCTCGCCGCGACCGCCACCGGCTGCGCGCGCGGCAGCGCCGACGACGACCGGCCCGTGCCGGCCGTCCCGGGCGGCTCGTACTCCGTCGCGCTGACCGAGCCCGACCACCTGACCCCGGGCCGCACCACCAGCAGCTACGCACTGCAGGTCCTGGAGGGCCTGTTCGACACCCCGCTCGCCCTGGACCCGCACGACGGCCACCCCGTCCCGCTCGCGGCCCGCTCGGTGACCAGTGACGACCAGCGGGTCTGGACCGTCGCGCTGCGCCCGGACGGCGTCTTCCACAACGGCGAACGGGTCACCGCCCACAGCTTCGCCGCCGCCTGGGAGGCCGCCGCCTACGGCCCGGACGGCTGGGACGCCAACTCCTACTTCGCCCAGATCGAGGGCTACGACGCGCTGAACCCCACCGACGGCCGCCCGCCCGCGAGCCGGCACCTGAGCGGCCTGACCGTGCTGGACGACAGCACCCTGCGGGTCACCCTCAAGGCCCCGTTCAGCCAGTTCCCGATGCTGCTCGCGTTCCCCGCCTTCGCCCCGCTGCCGCAGGCCGCGTTCAGCGACCCGGACCACTTCGACCTGCACCCGGTCGGCAACGGCCCCTTCGAGATGGCCGGCGACTGGCAGCGCAACCAGCGGATCGACCTGCGCCGGGCCGCCGCCTACACCGGGCCCCGGCCGCCGATGGCCGACGGCGTCCACTTCAAGATCTTCACCAGCACCGACACCGCATACACCGAACTGAGCGCCGGGCACGTGGACTTCGTCACCAACGTGCCCGCCGCCCGGGCCTACGAGGCCCGGCGCACCTTCGGCCACCACTACGCCGTGCGCCCCGGCGGCACCATGGACTACCTCGGACTGCCGCTGTGGGATCCGCGCTACGCCAAGCCCGAGCTCCGCCGGGCACTGTCGATGGCGATCGACCGCCGGGGCATCACCCGGGCCATCTACAACGAGGTGTACCTGCCCGCCGACTCGCTGGTGGGCGTCACCATCCCGGGCCACCGGGCCGGCGCCTGCGGCGAGAGCTGCGACTACCAGCCGGACAGAGCACGGGAGCTGCTCCGGCAGGCGGGCGGCTTCAGCGGACGGCTCGAACTGTACTTCGCCAACTCCGACCCCAGCTACCTGCAGTGGATGACCGCGGTGGCCAACGAGCTGCGCCAGAACCTCGGCATCCGGGACGTCGCGTTCCGCACCATGCCTGGCGCCGACCTCGCACCGATCCTCAACAGCCGCAAGGCCACCGGCCCTTACCGGCAGAACTGGGTCGCCGACTACCCGAGCGAGCAGGACTACCTGGCCGGGCTGCTCGGCCACGGCAACCGCCCCGGCTGGAGCAGCCCCGCCTTCGACGACCTGCTCGCGCGCGGCGACGCGGCCCCCAGCGCCGCCCAGGGCATCGCCTACTACCAGCAGGCAGAGGACCTCGCGCTGCAGCAGCTGCCGCTGATCCCGCTGTGGAACTGGCAGGACCAGAGCGCCTGGAGCAGCCGGGTGGGCAACGTCCTGTTCGACCCCTACGTGGCGGGCCTGCACCTGGAGCAGGTGACCGTGCGGCACTGA
- a CDS encoding ABC transporter permease: protein MGRYLARRLLYAIPVLLATTFLIHTLVFVLPGDPIQALAGDRPISPSVVAELHRRYHLDDPLFVQYARYLRGLLSGDLGRTFTGEPVADALAGHWLVTLRLGLTAWFLETVLGIGLGVWAALRRGRWADRAVLGGTTLAAAVPVYILGYLAQLVLGVRLGWFPVAGAEAGWPGAYLLPGLVLACFGAGYVARLTRSSVLESLGADYVRTATAKGLSRRRTVVVHALRNSLVPVVTFLGIELGSLLAGAVVTEYIFNLPGIGQQVFQAIQLREGPTVVGITTVLVLVFCLANLAVDLLYGLLDPRIRHD from the coding sequence ATGGGTCGTTACCTCGCCCGCCGCCTGCTGTACGCCATCCCCGTCCTGCTGGCCACCACCTTCCTGATCCACACCCTCGTCTTCGTGCTGCCCGGCGACCCGATCCAGGCGCTGGCCGGGGACCGGCCGATCTCCCCCTCCGTCGTCGCCGAGCTGCACCGGCGCTACCACCTCGACGACCCGCTCTTCGTGCAGTACGCCCGCTACCTGCGCGGCCTGCTCAGCGGCGACCTCGGCCGGACCTTCACCGGGGAGCCGGTGGCCGACGCACTCGCCGGGCACTGGCTGGTCACCCTGCGCCTGGGCCTGACCGCCTGGTTCCTGGAGACGGTGCTGGGCATCGGCCTCGGCGTCTGGGCCGCGCTGCGCCGCGGCCGCTGGGCCGACCGCGCGGTGCTCGGCGGCACCACGCTGGCCGCCGCCGTACCCGTCTACATCCTCGGCTACCTCGCCCAACTGGTGCTCGGCGTCCGGCTCGGCTGGTTCCCGGTGGCCGGCGCGGAGGCGGGCTGGCCGGGTGCCTACCTGCTGCCCGGCCTGGTGCTGGCCTGCTTCGGCGCCGGCTACGTGGCCCGGCTCACCCGCTCCTCGGTACTGGAGAGCCTGGGCGCCGACTACGTGCGCACGGCGACCGCCAAGGGGCTGTCCCGGCGCCGGACGGTGGTGGTGCACGCGCTGCGCAACTCGCTGGTGCCGGTGGTGACCTTCCTCGGGATCGAGCTGGGCTCGCTGCTGGCCGGGGCGGTGGTCACCGAGTACATCTTCAACCTGCCGGGCATCGGCCAGCAGGTCTTCCAGGCCATCCAACTGCGCGAGGGCCCCACCGTGGTGGGCATCACCACCGTGCTGGTGCTGGTCTTCTGCCTGGCCAACCTGGCCGTCGACCTGCTGTACGGCCTGCTCGACCCGAGGATCCGGCATGACTAG
- the dacB gene encoding D-alanyl-D-alanine carboxypeptidase/D-alanyl-D-alanine endopeptidase — MRCIPPRRSAAPQGPVLGRALAAALVALLLTGSGPAPGTAPRAVEAAPASPAPLAATALDRLLADRRLTGTAVSALVTDATTGEVLYQHSPDAQLLPASTLKTVTAAAALDLLGPDHRFTTTVLAAGRRTGTVLTGDLVLRGGGDPSLLPADLDALAARVAAAGIGEVSGDVLADASRYDDVPLGAGWAWDDQGAYYSPEISALTLTTDADDDVGSVRLTLTPDPAPGHPAAVRVTPAEAPVRLSGHVDTGAPGGETTAEADRRPGGNEIVLSGTLPADAGPTEEWVAVTDPARLAGTVFRAALARHGVTVRGEVREQPAPGGAAVLAEHDSVPLTALLPPFLKLSNNGIAEHLVKEVGRVRSGSGSWTAGLAQLADFSRRAGLTAASTRQADGSGLSRKDLTTARNLTALLHFARQQPWFAAWYDALPVAGDPRRMVGGTLSGRMRGTPAEGRVHAKTGSMTGVEALAGYLDRADGRTLAFAVLLDDFTGESPRPVLDAFAAQLAGTDASAAAAGPGPTPRRLPPGIAHDWESDCAAAGRC, encoded by the coding sequence GTGCGTTGCATCCCGCCGCGGCGGTCGGCCGCGCCGCAAGGGCCTGTCCTGGGGCGTGCCCTGGCCGCCGCCCTCGTCGCCCTGCTGCTGACCGGGTCGGGCCCGGCCCCCGGGACCGCACCGCGGGCGGTCGAGGCGGCACCCGCCAGCCCCGCACCGCTCGCCGCCACCGCACTCGACCGGCTGCTCGCCGACCGCCGCCTGACCGGCACCGCGGTCTCCGCGCTGGTCACCGACGCGACCACCGGCGAGGTGCTCTACCAGCACTCCCCCGACGCCCAGTTGCTGCCCGCTTCCACGCTCAAGACCGTGACGGCGGCGGCGGCGCTCGACCTGCTCGGCCCGGACCACCGGTTCACCACCACCGTGCTCGCTGCGGGCCGGCGCACCGGCACCGTGCTGACCGGCGACCTGGTGCTGCGCGGCGGCGGCGATCCCAGCCTGCTGCCGGCCGACCTGGACGCGTTGGCGGCACGGGTCGCCGCCGCCGGGATCGGCGAAGTGTCGGGCGACGTCCTGGCCGATGCCTCGCGCTACGACGACGTTCCGCTCGGCGCCGGCTGGGCCTGGGACGACCAGGGCGCCTACTACAGTCCGGAGATCTCCGCCCTCACCCTCACCACCGACGCCGACGACGACGTGGGCAGCGTGCGGCTCACCCTGACCCCCGACCCGGCGCCCGGCCACCCGGCGGCGGTGCGGGTCACCCCGGCCGAGGCGCCGGTGCGCCTGAGCGGCCACGTCGACACCGGGGCACCGGGCGGTGAGACCACCGCCGAGGCGGACCGGCGCCCGGGCGGCAACGAGATCGTGCTCTCCGGCACCCTGCCGGCCGACGCGGGGCCGACCGAGGAGTGGGTCGCCGTCACCGACCCGGCCCGGCTCGCCGGCACCGTCTTCCGTGCGGCCCTGGCCCGGCACGGGGTCACGGTGCGCGGCGAGGTGCGCGAGCAGCCGGCGCCGGGCGGCGCGGCCGTGCTGGCCGAGCACGACTCGGTGCCGCTCACCGCACTGCTGCCGCCCTTCCTCAAGCTGAGCAACAACGGGATCGCCGAACACCTGGTCAAGGAGGTCGGCCGGGTGCGGTCCGGCTCGGGCAGCTGGACCGCAGGGCTCGCCCAGCTGGCGGACTTCTCCCGGCGCGCCGGTCTGACCGCTGCCAGCACTCGCCAGGCCGACGGCTCCGGCCTGTCCCGCAAGGACCTGACGACCGCCCGGAACCTGACCGCGCTGCTGCACTTCGCCCGGCAGCAGCCGTGGTTCGCGGCCTGGTACGACGCGCTGCCGGTGGCCGGTGATCCGCGCCGGATGGTCGGCGGCACGCTGAGCGGCCGGATGCGCGGCACCCCGGCCGAGGGGCGGGTGCACGCGAAGACCGGGTCGATGACGGGCGTGGAGGCGCTGGCCGGCTACCTGGACCGGGCGGACGGGCGGACCCTCGCCTTCGCCGTGCTGCTCGACGACTTCACGGGCGAGAGCCCGCGTCCGGTGCTCGACGCCTTCGCCGCCCAGCTCGCCGGCACCGATGCGTCGGCCGCTGCCGCCGGCCCCGGACCGACCCCCCGGCGCCTCCCGCCGGGCATCGCCCACGACTGGGAGAGCGACTGCGCGGCAGCGGGCCGATGCTGA
- a CDS encoding SigE family RNA polymerase sigma factor has product MALGKSSGAREGVDAGFLEFANGRTGQLYRSAYFLTGGDSHLAEDLLQETLGRMYTLWHRTSWRGQRGQIDNPAAYAQQVLVRTFLSHRRRRSSTEWPTHQFPELAGEEADPTLRVALLDALAQLQPTDRAVLVLRYWEDRSVEETAEILRVSSGAVRVRSSRALVKLRGLLGDSLFELAAR; this is encoded by the coding sequence GTGGCGCTGGGCAAGAGCAGCGGTGCGCGGGAGGGCGTGGACGCCGGGTTCCTGGAGTTCGCGAACGGGCGCACCGGGCAGCTGTACCGCTCCGCCTACTTCCTCACCGGCGGCGACAGCCACCTCGCCGAGGACCTGCTGCAGGAGACCCTCGGCCGGATGTACACGCTCTGGCACCGGACGTCCTGGCGCGGACAGCGCGGGCAGATCGACAATCCGGCCGCCTACGCGCAGCAGGTGCTGGTCCGCACCTTCCTGTCGCACCGGCGGCGGCGCAGCAGCACCGAGTGGCCCACCCACCAGTTCCCCGAGCTGGCGGGCGAGGAGGCCGACCCGACGTTGCGGGTGGCGCTGCTCGACGCGCTCGCCCAGCTCCAGCCCACCGACCGGGCGGTCCTGGTGCTGCGCTACTGGGAGGACCGCAGCGTGGAGGAGACCGCGGAGATCCTGCGGGTCAGCTCCGGTGCGGTGCGGGTGCGCAGCAGCCGGGCCCTGGTCAAGCTGCGCGGGCTGCTCGGCGACTCGCTGTTCGAACTCGCGGCCCGCTGA
- a CDS encoding DUF6542 domain-containing protein: protein MPRASRAEPVRRRRRARSPAWTDRVAAVGGPPPSEQLTDRQSPAVEAESGPRAGHRSRSGRGRVPSALPALGLPVCGALVDELTRSGPGPVFAVCAVLGAALAAALSSRAGWWWVSTSAPVIVLAVASGAQYLEHHDSLHGSALATAAARWVVHAFPVMAAALLAALLVIVLRAALARRRSRRARRAASGRGGSRARRRSAPETTAARVPAQRSRESG from the coding sequence ATGCCGCGGGCCTCGCGGGCAGAGCCGGTGCGACGCCGCAGGCGGGCTCGCTCGCCTGCGTGGACTGATCGCGTGGCCGCCGTCGGCGGGCCGCCGCCGTCCGAGCAGCTGACGGATCGCCAGAGTCCGGCAGTTGAAGCCGAGTCCGGCCCCCGAGCCGGTCACCGGTCCAGGTCGGGCCGAGGCCGGGTGCCCAGCGCGCTGCCGGCCCTGGGACTGCCCGTGTGCGGAGCACTGGTGGACGAACTGACCCGCTCGGGGCCCGGTCCGGTGTTCGCCGTCTGCGCGGTGCTCGGCGCGGCCCTCGCCGCCGCGCTGAGCAGCCGGGCGGGCTGGTGGTGGGTGAGCACCAGCGCTCCGGTCATCGTGCTGGCGGTGGCGTCGGGGGCGCAGTACCTCGAGCACCACGACAGCCTCCACGGCAGCGCGCTGGCCACTGCCGCCGCGCGCTGGGTGGTGCACGCGTTCCCGGTGATGGCGGCGGCCCTGCTCGCGGCCCTGCTCGTCATCGTGCTGCGGGCAGCCCTCGCCCGCCGCCGCTCCCGCCGTGCCCGCCGCGCCGCGAGCGGACGCGGCGGCTCCCGGGCCCGGCGGCGCTCGGCACCGGAGACGACGGCCGCGAGGGTGCCGGCCCAGCGCTCCCGCGAATCGGGCTGA
- a CDS encoding ABC transporter permease, giving the protein MTSPPPVTAPPGPQEPPPPAGRAGRERAGGLGGTRTRARLRARALPVLGARPGTLAAAAVLLLVALMAAFPDPFIALLTHDTGRCELADSRVGPSLSHPFGFDVQGCDYLAQTVRGSRPSLLIGLAVTAGALALSVLLGLLAGFYGGWVDGLVSRIADVFFGLPFVLGATVVLVAFPDHGLGAMTLVLVVLGWTTMTRVMRAQVIGVKEADYVRAARATGAGGGRLMLRHILPNAVTPVLVVAMLGVGNVISGEATLDFLGVGLQYPAVSWGLELNAAQAYFLDFPHLLLFPALFLSATVLSFMVLGDAVRDACDPRLR; this is encoded by the coding sequence ATGACTAGTCCCCCGCCCGTGACCGCGCCGCCCGGCCCCCAGGAGCCGCCGCCGCCCGCCGGCCGAGCAGGCCGCGAGCGGGCCGGCGGCCTGGGCGGGACCCGCACCCGGGCCCGGCTCCGGGCCCGCGCCCTGCCGGTGCTCGGCGCCCGTCCCGGCACGCTGGCCGCCGCCGCGGTGCTGCTGCTGGTCGCCCTGATGGCGGCCTTCCCCGACCCGTTCATCGCGCTGCTGACGCACGACACCGGGCGCTGCGAGCTGGCCGACTCCCGGGTCGGGCCGAGCCTCTCGCACCCGTTCGGCTTCGATGTGCAGGGCTGCGACTACCTCGCCCAGACGGTGCGCGGCAGCCGCCCCTCGCTGCTCATCGGCCTCGCGGTGACGGCCGGGGCGCTGGCCCTGTCGGTGCTGCTCGGGCTGCTGGCCGGCTTCTACGGCGGCTGGGTGGACGGGCTGGTCTCCCGGATCGCCGACGTCTTCTTCGGCCTGCCGTTCGTGCTCGGCGCCACCGTCGTGCTGGTGGCCTTCCCCGACCACGGGCTCGGTGCCATGACGCTGGTGCTGGTGGTGCTCGGCTGGACGACCATGACCCGGGTGATGCGCGCCCAGGTGATCGGGGTGAAGGAGGCCGACTACGTCCGGGCCGCGCGGGCCACCGGCGCAGGCGGAGGCCGTCTGATGCTCCGCCACATCCTGCCCAACGCGGTGACACCGGTGCTGGTGGTCGCGATGCTGGGCGTCGGGAACGTCATCTCGGGCGAGGCGACGCTGGACTTCCTGGGCGTCGGGCTGCAGTACCCGGCGGTCTCCTGGGGGCTCGAACTCAACGCCGCGCAGGCCTACTTCCTCGACTTCCCGCACCTGCTGCTGTTTCCCGCACTCTTCCTGTCGGCCACCGTGCTGAGCTTCATGGTGCTCGGCGACGCCGTCCGGGACGCCTGCGACCCGCGACTGCGCTAG
- a CDS encoding HAD family hydrolase → MEPTAAILFDLDGTLVDSGYLHTVCWWQALAQHDHRVPMARVHGALGLSGARLLDELLGPGRDRAADERIEAARTVLWARYSAVLQPFEAAAPLLRECLVRGWQVVLVSPAGPVGARELAVLGRALDGAELPVAAGEPGPGLLRSALALAGAAAEHSALVADTVWDARAAGLVGLPCVAVRSSGIAEQDLLAAGAAEVHPDVGALLAQLDDSLLARPRVFGQARR, encoded by the coding sequence ATGGAGCCGACCGCAGCGATCCTCTTCGACCTGGACGGCACCCTGGTGGACAGCGGCTACCTGCACACCGTCTGCTGGTGGCAGGCGCTGGCGCAGCACGACCACCGGGTGCCGATGGCGCGGGTGCACGGCGCGCTCGGACTGAGCGGCGCGCGACTGCTCGACGAGCTGCTCGGCCCGGGCCGCGACCGGGCCGCGGACGAGCGGATCGAGGCCGCCCGTACCGTGCTCTGGGCCCGGTACTCGGCGGTGCTGCAGCCCTTCGAGGCCGCTGCCCCGCTGCTGCGCGAGTGCCTGGTACGCGGTTGGCAGGTGGTGCTGGTCAGCCCGGCCGGGCCGGTCGGCGCCCGGGAGCTGGCGGTGCTGGGCCGTGCGCTGGACGGCGCGGAGCTGCCGGTGGCCGCCGGTGAGCCGGGGCCCGGGCTGCTGCGGAGCGCGCTCGCCCTGGCCGGCGCCGCGGCCGAGCACTCCGCGCTGGTCGCCGACACCGTCTGGGACGCGCGGGCGGCCGGGCTGGTCGGGCTGCCCTGCGTCGCGGTCCGCAGCAGCGGCATCGCGGAGCAGGACCTGCTGGCGGCCGGCGCCGCCGAGGTGCACCCCGACGTGGGCGCGCTGCTGGCCCAGCTGGACGACAGCCTGCTGGCCCGGCCGCGGGTGTTCGGGCAGGCGCGGAGGTGA